A window of the Pirellulales bacterium genome harbors these coding sequences:
- a CDS encoding alpha-amylase family protein, giving the protein MAIDRRQFLILSGAAAVGEQILSAAEPSPPGTSSNIPWHQKLKRVGQLNANERDPLELDVNAWADYWADLKVDAVLISVTGMVAFYPTAIPFHRRTPFLGNRDLFGDCCSAAKKRGLRVIARFSPDLQWEEVLKAHPEWFRRDRDGKFVPHLEAPGLFNTCMFSTYFTEQTPAIMREINSRYDVDGLFTNGWPPLGDLPTCYCEACKGKADPGTPAFLDRHTQRSVELWKLYDSIAKEKRPDNLYFANLGGGVRALIDLKVLGEQCFWFNCDNQGRGGEDTPAWGCAQQGRVARSVMKGRTITNVTGAWATGKVKWRNTAKTPAEAEMWLAQTVASGMRIWYHWIGGQTGLGEDHRWQDPGRRFCHWMARHDEHFTYKRSIANLGVVFAQRPNSFYTPPAAGAGGYSEYIQGLYYALLEGRFFFDFVHEDDLGPENLKKYSALILPNVALLSDQQCQQLKAYADAGGSLLTTFETGLYDRDGQRRGDFGLADLFGIRRAAGIQGPDGNSFFARVERQHEILGGLENTSLLPGAEYRVPVKAVGRPVLTVVPPYPAYPPERAYAPVSHTDEPAVVISEKGRSRLIYFPGDIERTAWRSGNTDVSQLLQNSIRWILRGTSPVTVDGQGVVEMFAWETDPGFAVHILNYNNPNLHKGWIRRHSPIGPQTVRMEVPEGTKIARVQLLRAETDAEFKQTGASVEFVVPKVNDYEVAAMTRA; this is encoded by the coding sequence ATGGCAATCGATCGGCGACAATTCCTCATCCTATCCGGCGCCGCGGCCGTGGGCGAACAGATTCTCAGCGCGGCCGAGCCGAGCCCGCCTGGCACTTCATCCAACATTCCCTGGCACCAAAAACTCAAGCGCGTCGGCCAGTTGAATGCGAACGAGCGCGATCCGCTCGAACTCGATGTCAACGCCTGGGCCGATTACTGGGCCGATCTGAAAGTCGATGCCGTCCTGATTAGCGTCACCGGGATGGTGGCGTTTTATCCGACGGCCATCCCGTTCCATCGCCGAACGCCGTTTCTGGGCAATCGCGATTTATTCGGAGACTGCTGCTCGGCCGCGAAAAAACGCGGGCTGCGCGTGATTGCGCGATTCAGTCCCGACCTCCAATGGGAAGAGGTGCTCAAGGCTCATCCGGAATGGTTTCGCCGCGACCGCGACGGCAAGTTTGTGCCGCATCTGGAAGCGCCGGGCTTGTTCAACACCTGCATGTTCTCGACGTATTTCACCGAGCAGACGCCGGCCATCATGCGGGAGATAAATTCCCGCTACGACGTGGATGGGCTGTTCACCAACGGCTGGCCGCCGCTAGGGGATTTACCGACTTGCTATTGCGAAGCCTGCAAGGGAAAAGCGGACCCTGGAACGCCGGCGTTTCTTGATCGCCACACGCAACGCTCCGTCGAGCTATGGAAACTCTACGATTCGATCGCCAAGGAGAAGCGTCCCGACAATCTCTATTTCGCCAATCTTGGCGGCGGCGTTCGCGCGCTGATCGACCTCAAAGTCCTCGGCGAGCAATGCTTCTGGTTCAACTGCGATAACCAGGGCCGCGGCGGCGAGGACACTCCGGCCTGGGGCTGCGCTCAGCAGGGGCGCGTCGCGCGCTCGGTGATGAAGGGCCGCACCATCACCAACGTCACCGGCGCTTGGGCCACCGGAAAAGTAAAATGGCGCAATACCGCGAAAACACCCGCCGAGGCCGAAATGTGGCTGGCGCAAACCGTCGCCAGCGGAATGCGGATTTGGTACCACTGGATCGGCGGGCAGACCGGGCTCGGTGAAGACCATCGTTGGCAGGATCCCGGCAGAAGATTCTGCCACTGGATGGCGCGCCACGATGAGCATTTCACCTATAAACGATCGATCGCCAATCTCGGCGTTGTGTTTGCTCAGCGGCCCAATTCGTTTTACACACCGCCCGCGGCCGGAGCCGGCGGCTACTCGGAGTACATCCAGGGCCTCTATTACGCGCTGCTCGAAGGCAGATTCTTTTTTGATTTCGTCCACGAAGATGACCTTGGCCCGGAGAATCTAAAGAAGTATTCCGCGCTGATTTTGCCCAACGTCGCGCTGCTCAGCGATCAGCAGTGCCAGCAGTTGAAGGCCTACGCCGATGCGGGTGGCTCGCTGCTGACGACATTCGAAACCGGCCTCTACGACCGCGACGGCCAACGCCGCGGCGATTTCGGCCTCGCCGATCTGTTTGGCATCCGCCGCGCCGCGGGGATTCAGGGGCCGGACGGAAATTCGTTCTTCGCCCGTGTCGAAAGGCAACACGAAATCCTCGGCGGATTGGAGAACACCAGTTTATTGCCCGGCGCGGAGTATCGGGTGCCCGTGAAGGCCGTGGGCCGGCCCGTGCTCACGGTCGTGCCCCCCTACCCGGCCTATCCACCGGAAAGGGCCTACGCGCCGGTCTCGCATACGGACGAGCCGGCCGTCGTGATTTCAGAAAAAGGCCGGAGCCGGCTGATCTATTTCCCCGGCGACATCGAGCGGACCGCCTGGCGATCGGGAAACACGGACGTCTCGCAATTGCTCCAGAATTCCATTCGCTGGATTTTGCGCGGAACATCGCCGGTCACGGTGGACGGCCAAGGCGTCGTCGAAATGTTCGCCTGGGAAACCGATCCCGGCTTCGCGGTTCACATTCTCAACTACAACAACCCCAATTTGCACAAAGGCTGGATCCGCCGGCACAGTCCGATCGGGCCGCAAACGGTGCGGATGGAAGTGCCGGAGGGGACGAAAATCGCCCGAGTTCAATTGCTGCGAGCCGAGACGGACGCGGAATTCAAGCAGACCGGCGCGAGCGTGGAATTCGTTGTGCCCAAAGTGAACGACTATGAAGTCGCGGCGATGACTCGCGCCTAA
- a CDS encoding tetratricopeptide repeat protein: MSPPQNHKRKEIKPSRPPEPREAPHGANLATAENLAQAAESSALWDWLLAAALVVTLFMVYRPAWQGDFIFDDDTHLLDNPVLKPGGLAKVWLPGSYLNYWPITYTAYWLEHRLWGLNPLGFHLVNIALHAISALLVWRILLRLRVPGAMLASAIFALHPVNVESVAWIAQLKGALSLALALVSVLLFLAHEKQGGWSLLVASLAAFVLSTLAKGIVITLPVVLLACAWWQRRRIGRCDVLRVVPFVVVGLIMTGMEVWSQGLVGANSDVHSGGFLNRAATAGCAVWFYFWKLIWPLNLCFVYPHGPIDDQGPLRYLPGALLAAVLAFAWSRRVTYGRPILVLIVCYVGLLLPVLGFANIYFMRFSPVTDHWQYAAMIVPCAVFAGTAVTLIRRCGCPRWIGSVICLGLLAPLAALTWRQSHMYADAETLYQTTIDRNPDCWMAHNNLGLVLAGHGQFDEAIVHYQKAIEIKPDYAEPHYNLGNVLFTRGQLDEAIAHFKKVLELEPEHAQAHNNLGLALAGQERVDEAISQYRLALQIKPDYLMARFNLGLALTASGQLDDAIGQFLKVLEIQPDHAEAHYNLANVLAGRRRFDDAIAHYRQALKLKPNYAEAHNNLGVLLADRGQFDEAIAHLQKALEIKPDYAQARNNLVDAQAARERNKN; the protein is encoded by the coding sequence ATGTCGCCACCCCAAAACCATAAGCGCAAAGAAATTAAGCCTTCTCGACCGCCTGAACCTCGTGAGGCCCCGCACGGAGCGAATCTGGCAACTGCGGAGAACCTTGCCCAGGCGGCTGAGTCTTCGGCGCTCTGGGACTGGCTCCTTGCTGCCGCCCTTGTGGTTACGCTTTTCATGGTCTACCGGCCGGCGTGGCAGGGAGATTTCATCTTCGACGATGACACCCACTTATTGGATAACCCGGTACTCAAGCCGGGTGGGTTAGCGAAGGTTTGGCTGCCCGGCAGTTACCTCAACTACTGGCCCATCACTTACACGGCTTATTGGCTCGAACATCGACTTTGGGGCCTGAACCCGCTTGGCTTCCATCTGGTGAACATCGCGCTGCACGCGATTTCGGCGCTGTTGGTGTGGCGAATCCTGCTACGGCTTCGAGTTCCCGGCGCGATGCTGGCGTCGGCGATCTTCGCGCTGCATCCGGTTAATGTCGAGAGCGTCGCCTGGATCGCGCAGTTGAAAGGCGCCCTCTCGCTGGCGCTAGCGCTCGTTTCGGTGCTCCTGTTCCTGGCACACGAGAAGCAAGGGGGTTGGTCGCTGCTGGTCGCGTCTCTCGCGGCCTTTGTACTGTCGACGCTGGCCAAGGGAATCGTGATCACCTTGCCGGTGGTGTTGCTGGCGTGCGCGTGGTGGCAACGCCGCCGAATCGGACGCTGCGATGTACTGCGCGTGGTCCCGTTCGTAGTGGTCGGGTTGATTATGACTGGGATGGAAGTTTGGTCGCAGGGGCTTGTGGGAGCGAACAGCGACGTGCATTCCGGCGGATTCCTGAACCGCGCCGCTACGGCAGGCTGCGCGGTCTGGTTCTACTTTTGGAAACTGATCTGGCCCCTCAACCTCTGTTTCGTGTATCCGCACGGACCGATTGATGACCAAGGCCCGTTACGGTATCTGCCAGGCGCGCTATTGGCGGCGGTCCTTGCTTTTGCATGGTCGCGACGTGTCACCTATGGCCGACCGATATTGGTGCTGATCGTCTGCTACGTCGGACTGCTGTTGCCCGTGCTGGGTTTTGCGAACATCTACTTCATGCGTTTCTCGCCGGTGACAGATCACTGGCAGTATGCGGCCATGATCGTGCCGTGCGCCGTGTTCGCCGGCACCGCCGTGACGCTCATTCGACGATGCGGTTGTCCTCGTTGGATAGGCTCCGTGATATGCCTGGGGCTGTTGGCGCCGTTGGCGGCTCTTACTTGGCGGCAGAGCCACATGTACGCCGATGCCGAGACACTGTATCAGACAACGATCGACAGGAATCCGGATTGCTGGATGGCCCACAACAACCTCGGGCTGGTTCTGGCTGGGCACGGGCAGTTTGACGAAGCCATCGTGCATTACCAAAAGGCCATCGAAATCAAACCTGACTATGCGGAGCCCCACTACAACCTCGGCAATGTGCTGTTTACTCGGGGACAACTCGACGAGGCCATTGCCCACTTCAAGAAAGTTCTGGAACTTGAACCTGAACATGCTCAGGCCCACAACAACCTCGGCCTCGCGCTGGCCGGCCAAGAACGGGTCGACGAGGCAATCTCCCAATACCGTTTAGCCTTGCAAATCAAGCCGGACTACCTGATGGCCCGGTTCAATCTCGGCTTGGCGTTGACAGCCAGCGGGCAGCTCGACGATGCGATCGGCCAATTCCTAAAGGTTCTGGAGATTCAGCCCGACCATGCGGAGGCGCACTACAACCTCGCCAACGTTCTGGCTGGTCGCAGGCGGTTCGACGACGCCATCGCGCATTACCGCCAGGCTCTTAAGCTCAAGCCCAACTACGCCGAGGCCCACAATAACCTCGGTGTCCTTCTTGCTGACCGCGGACAGTTCGACGAGGCCATCGCCCATCTGCAAAAGGCCTTGGAAATCAAGCCCGATTATGCACAGGCCCGTAACAACCTGGTTGACGCTCAGGCTGCTCGCGAAAGGAACAAGAATTGA
- the recG gene encoding ATP-dependent DNA helicase RecG codes for MSPAEQQSAANRPAKTSAELLATPVKFIKGVGPARGELLERLGLKTARDVLFFFPRDYQDLTDMRSIADLEEDKLLSVRGVVEEVELRSTGIGRSMLGVLIRQDRLYLRALWFNQPYMREKFTRSQDVLLSGKAALRGGRWEMAHPRVQWIDPDEEAPAGQMLPIYPLTEGLRQGNLRGIVREALEAYVDLLDEVFPETYLQAKNLWPLRQALREVHFPANPTNLAQAQLRFVYQELFILQLALAVKRHGQETQAGAPKLEATPRVDARIRRLFPFELTAGQDAAIREIAADMNRPIPMNRLLHGEVGSGKTVVAVYAMLLAVAHGYQAVLMAPTEVLARQHARTLAQLLAESRVRIGLLTGALVGRDREELLGRIGRGELDVVVGTQAIVRSEAEFAKLGLVVIDEQHKFGVRQRAMLRQAGSNPESGRGLSAISPSPSTGEGRREGVAQQKGTVPLSPANPHCLIMTATPIPRTITMTLYGDLDISKLADLPAGRQNIHTYLVRPEERPKWWDFFRKKLREGRQAFVVVPLVEESETVATANLEATFEELAHGELEAFRLGLVHGRMPPEEKDAAMQEFRAGQTQVLVATSVVEVGIDVPNATLMTIAGAERFGLAQLHQMRGRISRGAHPGYCAVFAEVESEEVIERLQAFVDTTDGFRLSELDLEMRGPGNLFGTRQHGLPPFRMADLGRDSTVAKEARDDAKRLVASDPGLRQPEHEKLRRMVLSRYGQALDLGDVG; via the coding sequence ATGTCGCCAGCCGAGCAACAATCCGCCGCGAATCGTCCTGCCAAGACGTCCGCCGAACTCTTGGCCACGCCGGTGAAGTTTATCAAAGGCGTCGGGCCGGCGCGTGGCGAGTTGCTCGAGCGGCTGGGCTTGAAGACGGCTCGCGACGTGCTCTTCTTCTTCCCCCGCGATTATCAGGACCTGACCGACATGCGGTCGATCGCCGATCTCGAGGAAGACAAGCTGCTGAGCGTTCGCGGGGTGGTCGAGGAGGTCGAGCTGCGGAGCACCGGGATTGGCCGCTCGATGCTCGGCGTGCTGATCCGCCAGGATCGCCTCTACCTGCGGGCCCTATGGTTCAATCAGCCGTACATGCGCGAAAAATTCACCCGCAGCCAAGACGTGCTGCTTTCGGGCAAGGCGGCCCTGCGCGGCGGTCGCTGGGAGATGGCCCATCCGCGCGTGCAATGGATCGATCCCGATGAAGAGGCCCCCGCGGGGCAAATGCTCCCCATCTATCCGCTCACCGAAGGGCTGCGGCAGGGGAACCTGCGCGGCATCGTCCGCGAGGCCCTCGAGGCCTATGTCGATCTGCTCGACGAGGTCTTTCCCGAGACGTATCTGCAAGCCAAGAATCTCTGGCCGCTGCGACAGGCGCTGCGCGAAGTCCATTTCCCGGCCAATCCGACGAATTTGGCCCAAGCCCAGCTGCGTTTCGTGTATCAGGAACTCTTCATCCTGCAACTCGCGCTGGCCGTCAAGCGGCATGGCCAAGAAACTCAGGCCGGCGCGCCGAAGTTGGAGGCGACGCCGCGAGTCGATGCCCGCATTCGCCGGCTGTTCCCCTTCGAGCTGACCGCCGGCCAGGACGCGGCGATCCGTGAAATCGCGGCTGACATGAATCGCCCGATCCCGATGAACCGCCTGCTGCACGGCGAAGTCGGCAGCGGCAAGACGGTGGTCGCCGTGTACGCGATGCTGCTCGCGGTGGCGCACGGCTATCAGGCGGTTCTCATGGCGCCGACCGAAGTCCTCGCCCGCCAACATGCCCGCACGCTCGCTCAATTGCTTGCCGAAAGCCGCGTGAGAATCGGGCTGCTCACCGGCGCGCTGGTCGGCCGCGACCGCGAGGAGTTGCTCGGCCGAATCGGGCGCGGCGAGCTGGACGTGGTCGTCGGCACTCAGGCGATCGTGCGCTCCGAGGCGGAATTCGCGAAGCTCGGCCTGGTCGTCATCGACGAGCAGCACAAATTCGGCGTCCGGCAGCGGGCGATGCTCAGGCAGGCCGGCTCGAATCCCGAGAGCGGCCGGGGACTGTCCGCGATCTCTCCCTCTCCCTCGACGGGAGAGGGCCGGCGTGAGGGTGTTGCGCAACAAAAGGGGACTGTCCCCCTCTCGCCCGCGAATCCGCATTGTCTGATCATGACCGCCACGCCGATCCCGCGGACCATCACGATGACTCTCTACGGCGATCTCGACATCTCGAAGCTCGCCGATCTTCCCGCCGGCCGACAGAACATCCACACCTATCTCGTCCGTCCCGAGGAGCGGCCGAAATGGTGGGACTTCTTCCGCAAGAAGCTCCGCGAAGGACGGCAAGCGTTTGTCGTCGTACCGCTGGTCGAAGAATCGGAAACCGTCGCGACAGCCAATCTGGAGGCAACGTTCGAGGAATTGGCTCACGGCGAATTGGAGGCGTTCCGCTTGGGGTTGGTGCACGGCCGGATGCCGCCCGAGGAGAAGGACGCCGCGATGCAGGAATTTCGCGCCGGCCAGACGCAAGTGCTCGTGGCCACGAGCGTCGTCGAGGTCGGCATCGACGTGCCGAACGCCACGCTCATGACGATCGCCGGCGCCGAGCGGTTCGGCCTGGCACAACTTCACCAGATGCGCGGGCGAATCTCTCGCGGCGCCCATCCGGGCTATTGCGCCGTGTTCGCCGAGGTCGAGAGCGAGGAAGTCATCGAGCGACTCCAAGCGTTCGTCGATACGACCGACGGCTTTCGGCTCTCGGAGCTGGATCTCGAAATGCGCGGGCCAGGAAACCTATTCGGGACTCGCCAACACGGCCTCCCGCCATTTCGAATGGCCGACTTGGGCCGCGACAGCACCGTGGCCAAAGAAGCCCGCGACGACGCCAAACGCCTCGTCGCCAGCGACCCCGGCCTGCGACAACCGGAACACGAAAAACTCCGCCGTATGGTCCTCTCGCGCTACGGCCAGGCTCTCGATCTCGGCGACGTGGGGTAG